One window from the genome of Candidatus Chlorohelix allophototropha encodes:
- a CDS encoding GGDEF domain-containing response regulator: MADDSELEIAAELKLLRKAYAGRLPSRMDEITNCWLEARRNNWRMDYFENLHMLAHKLAGSGATYGYSQIGDSARTLEQKLKNLLSSGITPDNSQIHELDRNLQNLYQIIQNTYRASQFDDTILNSIEKPYLSLDTQFRTIIIIEPDPDEALALAQQIGYFGYDVHIFKDIDEASFMLEQSRPVAIITDIIFADDNLSGTQMAAQVIKNKAQNSRLIFLSSRSDIAARLHAVRAEGYAFLTKPVDITSLIDRLDQLTGTRYKEPYRVMIIDDDAEVASAIAATLRSAPNDLFETLILTNPLKVLAPLTEFNPDLILLDMYMPRAKGQEIAMIIRQLDAFLTVPIVFLSGESSEEHELEAITSGGDDFLSKQVLANHLIYSIKARIERSRSLRSIVVRDGLTGLLNHTKTKEQLDIEVSRTRRRNGKLSMAMIDIDHFKLVNDTYGHPTGDRVLKSLSRLLQQRLRRTDIIGRFGGEEFAIILLDTDAQAAFKVINEIREGFAQIRHQSQDHEFSVTFSCGIASFPEFGDASSLNDAADKALYEAKDAGRNRVNIAEQYLF, translated from the coding sequence ATTGTTGGCTTGAGGCGCGTCGCAATAATTGGCGAATGGATTATTTTGAGAACCTCCATATGTTGGCACATAAGCTGGCAGGTTCGGGCGCTACTTATGGTTATAGTCAGATAGGTGATTCGGCTAGAACGCTGGAACAGAAATTAAAAAACCTTTTATCTTCCGGTATAACACCCGATAATTCACAAATTCATGAGCTTGATCGAAATCTACAGAATCTGTATCAGATTATTCAAAATACTTACCGTGCTAGCCAGTTTGACGATACAATACTAAATTCAATTGAAAAGCCTTATCTGAGTTTAGATACCCAATTCAGGACAATTATAATTATTGAACCTGATCCAGATGAAGCTCTAGCGCTTGCTCAACAAATCGGTTATTTCGGCTATGACGTACATATCTTTAAGGATATAGATGAAGCTTCCTTTATGCTAGAGCAAAGCCGCCCCGTAGCTATAATTACCGATATAATATTTGCTGATGATAATTTGTCAGGAACGCAAATGGCGGCACAGGTAATTAAAAATAAAGCTCAGAACTCAAGGCTTATTTTCCTTTCGTCACGCTCGGATATTGCGGCGCGTTTACATGCAGTGCGTGCAGAGGGATATGCCTTTCTAACCAAACCGGTTGATATTACCAGCCTAATTGATCGCCTCGACCAATTGACCGGCACGCGCTACAAGGAACCCTATCGGGTGATGATTATTGATGATGATGCGGAAGTGGCTAGTGCTATCGCGGCAACTCTTAGAAGTGCGCCGAACGACCTTTTTGAAACCCTCATTCTTACCAATCCTTTGAAGGTTCTCGCACCACTTACAGAGTTTAACCCCGATTTGATTTTGCTTGATATGTATATGCCCAGAGCAAAAGGGCAAGAGATTGCTATGATTATCCGACAACTCGATGCCTTTTTAACAGTTCCAATTGTGTTTCTTTCAGGGGAAAGTAGCGAAGAACACGAACTTGAAGCGATTACCTCCGGCGGAGATGATTTCTTAAGCAAGCAAGTTCTGGCTAACCACCTGATTTACTCTATTAAAGCCAGAATCGAGCGTTCCCGTTCTTTACGTTCCATAGTGGTGCGCGATGGTCTGACCGGCTTGCTGAATCACACCAAAACTAAAGAACAGCTTGATATTGAGGTTTCGCGCACCCGCCGCCGTAACGGTAAGCTGTCTATGGCAATGATTGATATTGATCACTTCAAGTTGGTAAATGATACTTATGGGCATCCCACCGGCGACCGAGTTCTGAAAAGCCTTTCTCGTTTATTGCAACAACGGTTACGCCGCACTGATATTATTGGGCGTTTTGGTGGTGAAGAATTCGCAATAATTCTACTTGATACCGATGCGCAAGCCGCCTTCAAAGTAATTAATGAAATTCGTGAGGGTTTTGCTCAGATTCGCCATCAATCTCAAGACCACGAATTCTCGGTTACTTTTAGCTGTGGCATCGCCTCTTTTCCTGAATTCGGAGACGCTTCCAGCCTAAACGATGCGGCTGATAAAGCCTTGTACGAGGCAAAAGATGCCGGACGAAACAGGGTGAATATAGCAGAGCAATATCTTTTCTAA
- a CDS encoding class F sortase, with protein sequence MNFHFKRFIFMILSVQILALLLLIPTPAKAELAINDDWYYLKVWERTDWPVGLGATSRSWYWGPAPFAVTSEVYAQSPNGVRRVQYWDKSRMEITQPASDRNSKWYVTNGLLVREMVSGIMQTGDNPEESYRNSPANIPVSGDPAEYNADSPTYASFKDLASLAMDNRVAQSSKPITSILAKDGVVSTDYSLITQYPETAVAYYEPTLGHNIPGVLWSFMNLNGPVMIDRNLRSQTIENWVFAFGYPITEAYWTRSRVGGVEKDVLVQLFERRALTYTPSNPPGFQVEMGNVGRHYYNWRYSSTYGIAPAYTQPSTRLIIPKLGIDTAIEYVGVLPNGNMDVPSNPNNVGWYKYGARPGEVGNAVIAGHRDWYNIGKVVFYNLDSLSPGDLIYVQSSLDKRQTFVVTGVSSVSAYGGASESVFGPSITSNLNLITCTGDFDPSSRSYNNRLIVNSTLVG encoded by the coding sequence ATGAATTTCCATTTTAAACGATTTATCTTCATGATATTGAGCGTGCAAATCCTCGCTCTTTTGCTGCTAATCCCTACTCCGGCAAAAGCCGAACTTGCCATAAACGATGACTGGTACTATTTGAAAGTATGGGAGCGAACCGACTGGCCCGTGGGATTAGGGGCTACTTCTCGCTCATGGTACTGGGGACCTGCGCCTTTTGCGGTAACCAGTGAAGTCTATGCCCAATCGCCAAACGGGGTCAGGCGCGTGCAATATTGGGATAAGAGTCGCATGGAAATAACCCAACCTGCCAGTGACCGCAATAGCAAATGGTATGTCACCAATGGTTTGTTGGTGCGTGAAATGGTATCCGGTATAATGCAGACGGGCGATAACCCCGAAGAAAGTTATAGAAACTCTCCTGCCAATATTCCGGTCAGTGGTGATCCTGCCGAGTATAACGCCGACAGCCCTACCTACGCCAGTTTTAAAGACCTTGCCAGCCTTGCAATGGATAATCGCGTTGCACAAAGTAGCAAGCCGATAACTTCCATACTCGCTAAAGATGGCGTAGTCAGCACCGACTACAGCCTTATAACCCAATATCCTGAAACTGCCGTTGCTTACTACGAACCTACACTAGGACATAACATTCCGGGGGTGTTATGGAGTTTTATGAACCTGAACGGTCCGGTGATGATTGACCGAAACTTGCGCTCTCAAACCATAGAAAACTGGGTTTTCGCATTTGGCTATCCCATTACCGAAGCTTACTGGACTCGCTCCCGGGTGGGTGGAGTCGAAAAGGATGTACTGGTGCAATTGTTCGAGCGTCGCGCCCTGACCTATACCCCTTCCAACCCGCCCGGTTTTCAGGTCGAAATGGGCAATGTGGGTAGACATTATTACAATTGGCGATATTCTTCGACTTATGGTATTGCGCCAGCCTATACCCAGCCTAGCACCCGTTTGATTATACCTAAACTCGGTATTGATACGGCTATCGAATATGTGGGTGTTTTACCGAACGGAAATATGGATGTTCCTTCCAACCCCAATAATGTAGGCTGGTACAAATATGGAGCGCGTCCCGGTGAAGTCGGAAATGCCGTTATTGCAGGGCATCGGGATTGGTATAATATTGGCAAGGTCGTATTTTATAATCTGGATAGCCTGTCACCGGGCGATCTGATTTATGTACAAAGTAGCCTAGATAAGAGGCAAACCTTTGTAGTTACCGGAGTCTCTAGTGTTTCGGCATATGGCGGCGCAAGCGAATCCGTTTTTGGTCCGTCCATAACCTCCAATCTGAACCTGATTACCTGTACAGGGGATTTTGACCCCTCTAGTCGAAGCTATAACAATCGCCTGATTGTCAATTCCACGTTGGTGGGATAA
- a CDS encoding beta-ketoacyl-ACP synthase III → MNKGHPAAAITGLGIYLPAKILSNHDLEKMVDTSDEWIKQRTGISQRRIAESHETTFTMAYEAGKNALKMAKLRPEEIDLVICATLIPEHPFPSTASLVQAALGATKAGAFDLEAACAGFVYALGVARAFIHSGMARVVLVIGSETMSRVVDWEDRSTCVLFGDGAGAAIVQASFDEKAGAILEVALKSDGSKADCLIIPAGGSRYPTTENTVRDKLHFLRMNGAEVFKAAVRAMADTTLEALKHSDLQLSDLNLMIAHQANSRIIDAVQKRLELPDGISYQNLERYGNTSSASIPLALYDAMQEGRLKQGMYLAVAGFGGGFSWGATIIKWGLNPEN, encoded by the coding sequence TTGAACAAGGGGCATCCCGCAGCTGCGATTACCGGGCTAGGAATATATTTACCTGCGAAAATTCTTTCCAATCATGATCTTGAAAAAATGGTCGATACTAGCGATGAATGGATTAAGCAACGCACCGGAATTAGTCAGCGGCGCATTGCTGAGAGCCATGAAACCACTTTCACAATGGCGTATGAAGCCGGCAAAAATGCGCTAAAAATGGCAAAACTTCGCCCAGAAGAAATAGACCTAGTTATTTGCGCCACCCTCATTCCTGAACACCCCTTCCCCAGTACCGCTTCGTTGGTACAAGCTGCGCTAGGCGCCACCAAAGCGGGCGCTTTCGATCTTGAAGCCGCTTGTGCCGGTTTTGTGTATGCGTTAGGCGTGGCGCGTGCTTTCATCCACAGCGGAATGGCTAGGGTAGTGCTGGTTATCGGCTCAGAAACTATGTCTCGTGTGGTAGATTGGGAAGATCGCAGCACCTGTGTTCTTTTCGGCGATGGGGCAGGCGCAGCAATAGTGCAAGCTAGCTTCGATGAAAAAGCAGGCGCTATTCTGGAAGTTGCGCTGAAAAGTGACGGCTCTAAAGCCGATTGCTTAATTATTCCGGCAGGTGGTAGCCGCTACCCGACCACCGAAAACACTGTCCGCGACAAACTCCACTTTTTGCGTATGAACGGAGCGGAAGTGTTTAAAGCAGCAGTGCGGGCGATGGCGGATACTACGCTTGAAGCCCTGAAACACTCTGATTTACAGTTGAGTGATTTGAATCTAATGATTGCTCATCAAGCAAATAGCCGTATAATAGATGCGGTACAAAAACGCCTTGAGTTGCCGGATGGCATTTCTTATCAGAACCTAGAGCGGTATGGCAATACCAGTTCTGCCTCAATTCCGCTTGCGCTCTACGATGCTATGCAGGAAGGCAGGCTCAAACAGGGAATGTATCTGGCAGTTGCAGGTTTTGGTGGTGGTTTTAGTTGGGGGGCTACTATCATAAAATGGGGTTTAAACCCTGAGAATTAG
- a CDS encoding peptidylprolyl isomerase, translated as MSLIILLLLLTACGDEAAATPQITPSGGGLLPFPTPSSNPRIGYATGAVAKVNGTEISANEFNQALDQTRVTSEEQNGGTIDWNTETNKTRLKELRDQVLQGLINYAVIESEARKENVTVSAQDVTNQLENFKQQIGGEDTYKIWLSRRFMSDTDNRRALEQGLLFSKMLEQHATVQDKEEQVKVRHILLGTEKEAKDIFVRLQQGADFAALATQFSLDVASAKKGGDLDWVFKGQTEPSFEQAAFSLKIGTFSGPIKTSLGWHIIKVEGREVRQLPLDLLEQRRQEAFSAYIKTLRDHATVEVLLNT; from the coding sequence TTGTCTTTAATTATTCTATTGCTGCTATTGACAGCCTGTGGCGATGAAGCCGCCGCGACTCCGCAAATTACCCCTAGCGGTGGTGGTTTGTTACCATTTCCCACTCCCTCCTCAAACCCTAGAATCGGTTATGCTACTGGTGCCGTTGCAAAGGTGAACGGGACAGAAATCAGCGCGAACGAGTTTAACCAAGCGTTAGACCAGACCCGTGTAACCAGCGAGGAACAAAATGGTGGCACAATTGATTGGAACACCGAAACCAATAAAACACGCTTGAAAGAATTACGCGATCAGGTATTGCAGGGATTAATTAACTACGCCGTGATTGAAAGTGAAGCGCGCAAAGAAAATGTGACCGTTTCTGCCCAAGATGTTACCAACCAACTTGAAAATTTCAAGCAGCAAATTGGTGGTGAGGATACCTACAAAATCTGGCTATCTCGCCGCTTTATGAGCGATACCGATAACCGCCGCGCCCTTGAACAGGGTTTGCTTTTCAGTAAAATGCTAGAACAGCACGCCACCGTTCAGGATAAAGAAGAACAGGTAAAAGTTCGCCATATCTTGCTAGGCACTGAAAAAGAGGCTAAGGATATTTTTGTGCGTTTGCAACAGGGCGCAGATTTTGCCGCACTGGCAACCCAGTTTTCCCTTGATGTCGCCAGCGCCAAAAAGGGCGGAGACCTAGATTGGGTTTTCAAAGGGCAAACCGAACCGTCCTTCGAGCAAGCCGCGTTTTCCCTTAAAATTGGAACTTTTAGCGGACCAATCAAAACCTCACTTGGTTGGCATATTATCAAAGTAGAAGGGCGGGAAGTACGGCAACTTCCTCTCGATTTATTAGAGCAGCGCCGCCAAGAGGCTTTTAGCGCTTATATTAAAACCCTGCGCGACCATGCAACTGTCGAGGTTTTGCTCAATACGTGA
- a CDS encoding oxidoreductase: MTKLTRGKPKLAVWKFTSCDGCQLTLLNHEDELLKLLGDADLAYFPEATSSHLKGPYQLSLVEGSISTAHEAEKIQEVRAASKYLVTMGACAMAGGLQALRNFKDAGEFTSVVYPMPDYVETLHKSTPISEHVTVDYEARGCPVNTDTLIQVVRAFLFGEPLPETNNRSVCVDCKKLGLSCIMLDQGITCMGPLTQSGCGALCPSFNRACAGCYGPRKFAHPEALERHWRQLGIPEGEIARAFRGIHSYSETYRNHTLKEEAKVGESN, translated from the coding sequence GTGACAAAACTCACACGGGGCAAACCCAAACTGGCAGTTTGGAAATTTACCTCCTGCGATGGTTGCCAGCTTACATTACTTAATCATGAAGATGAACTACTTAAATTACTGGGCGATGCCGACTTGGCTTATTTCCCCGAAGCTACCAGTTCTCACTTGAAAGGTCCCTATCAGCTATCGCTGGTGGAAGGCTCAATTTCAACTGCTCACGAAGCTGAAAAAATACAAGAGGTTCGCGCTGCCTCCAAATATTTGGTGACTATGGGTGCTTGCGCAATGGCTGGTGGTTTGCAGGCTCTTCGAAACTTTAAGGATGCTGGTGAATTTACGAGTGTGGTTTACCCAATGCCAGACTACGTTGAAACCCTACATAAATCTACTCCTATATCAGAGCATGTAACGGTGGATTATGAGGCGCGGGGTTGCCCGGTCAATACCGATACATTAATTCAGGTTGTCAGAGCTTTCCTATTCGGCGAACCCTTGCCTGAAACAAATAATCGCAGCGTGTGTGTGGACTGTAAAAAACTTGGGTTATCATGCATAATGCTGGATCAAGGTATTACATGTATGGGTCCCCTTACTCAATCAGGCTGTGGCGCGTTATGCCCTTCCTTTAACCGCGCTTGCGCTGGTTGCTACGGTCCCCGCAAATTTGCCCACCCGGAAGCCTTAGAACGACACTGGCGGCAATTGGGTATTCCCGAAGGTGAAATTGCGCGCGCCTTTAGAGGAATACATTCCTACTCAGAAACGTACCGGAATCATACTCTAAAAGAGGAGGCGAAGGTCGGTGAATCAAACTAG
- a CDS encoding Ni/Fe hydrogenase subunit alpha, with protein sequence MNQTRTIKVENIARIEGEGKLLIKVRHGEVEAVHLDIFEPPRFFEAFLKGRHYKEVPDMVSRICGICPVAHQMSSIHALEQILGVTIDPQVRALRRVLYLGEWLESHALHVHMLHAPDFVGTTDVIQMTKTYPEEVQRGIKLKKLGHEIMTVLGGRAVHPINVRVGGFYKSPKKADLADLIERLKWGREAALDTIRWVSTLPFPEYEQDYEFVSLRHPDEYPVNEGRLISSRGLDIPVSDYEKHFVEEQVANSNALHSRVKERGAYLVGPLARFNLNFDKLAPIAQQAAQEAGLNGTCNNPFKSIIVRSIESLHICEESLSLLGNYEEPDKAAVATEPRAGKGYSCTEAPRGLLYHYYELDEQGLVKEAQIIPPTAQNQNKIEEDLFRFVSDNLEMPKAQMTAKCEQTIRNYDPCLSCATHFLKLEFDEE encoded by the coding sequence GTGAATCAAACTAGAACTATTAAGGTTGAAAATATAGCGCGAATTGAGGGTGAAGGTAAGCTGCTGATTAAAGTGAGGCATGGCGAAGTGGAAGCGGTTCATTTGGATATATTTGAACCGCCGCGCTTTTTTGAAGCATTCCTGAAGGGTCGGCACTATAAAGAAGTGCCGGATATGGTTTCGCGAATCTGCGGTATTTGCCCGGTTGCACATCAGATGAGTTCGATACACGCGCTTGAGCAAATTCTGGGAGTAACTATTGACCCGCAAGTAAGGGCGTTACGCCGGGTATTATATTTGGGCGAATGGCTCGAAAGCCACGCCCTTCATGTGCATATGCTGCATGCGCCCGATTTTGTAGGTACTACCGACGTAATTCAGATGACCAAAACCTACCCTGAAGAAGTACAGCGCGGTATCAAGCTGAAAAAACTCGGTCATGAAATTATGACTGTGCTTGGTGGCAGGGCTGTTCACCCTATTAACGTGAGAGTAGGCGGTTTTTACAAGAGTCCTAAAAAGGCTGATCTGGCAGACCTTATTGAACGGCTGAAATGGGGTAGAGAAGCCGCGCTGGATACAATACGTTGGGTTTCGACCTTGCCTTTCCCTGAATATGAGCAGGACTACGAATTTGTATCGTTGCGACATCCTGACGAATATCCGGTAAATGAAGGCAGACTAATTTCCAGTCGAGGCTTGGACATCCCGGTGAGCGATTACGAAAAGCATTTTGTGGAAGAGCAGGTTGCCAATTCTAATGCGCTACATTCGAGAGTTAAAGAGCGGGGTGCCTATCTAGTTGGACCGCTGGCACGCTTTAACCTTAACTTTGATAAACTTGCCCCAATAGCGCAGCAAGCCGCACAGGAAGCTGGTTTGAACGGAACTTGCAATAATCCCTTCAAAAGTATTATTGTACGCAGTATTGAATCGTTACACATCTGTGAGGAGTCGCTTAGTTTGCTGGGAAATTACGAAGAACCTGACAAAGCAGCGGTTGCTACCGAACCTCGCGCGGGCAAGGGTTATAGTTGTACCGAAGCGCCCCGTGGTTTGTTGTATCATTACTACGAGTTGGACGAGCAGGGGTTGGTAAAAGAAGCGCAGATTATTCCACCTACCGCCCAAAATCAGAATAAAATTGAAGAAGATTTGTTTCGCTTTGTAAGTGATAATCTTGAGATGCCCAAGGCTCAAATGACAGCCAAGTGTGAGCAAACCATTCGGAATTACGACCCTTGCCTGTCGTGTGCCACTCACTTTCTCAAGCTTGAGTTCGATGAGGAATAA
- a CDS encoding hydrogenase maturation protease: MVTDSVIKLPILIIGVGNYYRGDDSAGLLLAQTLASKNVPGVQVEEFDSDGSGLLSLWEDVDGVIVIDAVSSGNKVGRIYRFEPLAKPLPSSFFSTSTHNFGVAEAIELARALDCLPSRLVVFGVEGTNFKMGDPLSPEVEAALPTLLQQILDEVDKLKLS; this comes from the coding sequence TTGGTAACTGATAGTGTTATAAAATTGCCCATCCTAATTATAGGGGTGGGCAATTATTACAGAGGAGATGATTCAGCCGGGCTACTTCTGGCGCAAACTTTGGCAAGTAAAAATGTGCCGGGGGTTCAGGTAGAAGAATTTGATAGTGATGGTTCAGGCTTGCTCAGTTTGTGGGAAGATGTTGACGGTGTGATTGTCATTGATGCCGTATCTTCCGGTAACAAAGTAGGTCGAATCTATCGCTTTGAGCCACTTGCCAAGCCTTTGCCTTCCAGTTTTTTTAGCACTTCAACCCACAATTTTGGAGTAGCGGAAGCCATAGAATTGGCACGCGCTTTAGATTGCCTTCCATCCCGTTTAGTAGTGTTCGGAGTTGAAGGCACAAACTTCAAAATGGGCGACCCGCTCTCTCCAGAGGTTGAAGCTGCACTTCCTACTTTGCTACAGCAAATTCTAGATGAGGTAGATAAACTTAAGCTATCTTAA
- a CDS encoding serine hydrolase has protein sequence MVTAQQAYNYVLQQERLGNYQSAYETLVDLQHNYPNYLDVPVRLYQLQQRGLTYTGMQSFFYQKPFEYNKNSAKKGSSKSKPWLVVGLVVSTLVLIAAVVAIVLVVTGKKADDSTKTASAASATPAPNVEKTGIILPPRTTTVTTTRQTTASTTVAVTTPEPTTNVAPDTTASDTTDTVATATPEPTSTPEPTPSATQDPDELNNLDRIFGNLPKGANAIVILPTGDFVAVNENVKIPAASLIKLWIAATVLDEAEKGNISLSDTYVLKKDAQVSGTGIMNQLALVGTKFTYEDILYNMLVHSDNTAANLLIDKLGGFQKVNDYSKNNGYKDTLLQRKLGLPDANHENYTSAQDLGQFLYDLVDGYVVSEKASAQLMQILKARATSGDNNEDHALNMFATDLPKGVNYGHLSGQNTNFRGESGFFFKTNGKPVVVVVIIIGNELQAEQAINRFIGEAWVVTSGRP, from the coding sequence ATGGTAACCGCTCAACAGGCATATAACTATGTGTTGCAGCAAGAACGCCTGGGCAACTACCAGTCTGCTTATGAGACTCTTGTAGATTTACAGCATAACTATCCTAATTATTTGGATGTTCCGGTACGGCTCTACCAACTACAACAACGGGGGCTCACCTATACCGGGATGCAAAGCTTTTTCTATCAAAAGCCATTTGAATATAATAAGAATTCCGCGAAAAAAGGTTCTAGCAAAAGCAAACCATGGTTAGTAGTGGGTTTGGTGGTTTCAACCCTTGTGCTTATTGCGGCTGTGGTCGCGATTGTGTTAGTAGTAACGGGTAAAAAGGCAGATGACTCTACCAAGACTGCTAGCGCTGCCTCGGCTACTCCTGCGCCAAATGTAGAAAAAACCGGGATTATTCTACCTCCCAGAACGACTACGGTTACCACTACTCGGCAAACTACCGCCAGCACTACTGTGGCTGTTACAACGCCTGAGCCTACTACTAATGTTGCGCCTGATACAACTGCCAGCGATACAACTGATACTGTCGCTACCGCTACGCCAGAACCCACTTCTACACCTGAGCCGACTCCGAGCGCAACTCAAGACCCCGATGAGCTAAATAACCTCGATCGCATATTTGGTAATTTACCTAAAGGCGCAAATGCTATAGTAATATTGCCTACCGGGGATTTTGTAGCAGTAAACGAGAATGTCAAGATTCCGGCTGCCAGTCTTATCAAATTGTGGATTGCCGCCACAGTGCTCGATGAAGCGGAGAAGGGCAACATTAGCCTATCGGATACCTACGTTCTGAAAAAAGACGCCCAAGTATCCGGCACGGGGATAATGAATCAACTCGCTTTGGTTGGTACTAAGTTCACCTACGAAGATATACTGTATAACATGCTCGTCCATAGCGATAATACGGCGGCTAATCTCCTGATTGATAAACTGGGTGGATTCCAAAAAGTTAACGACTATTCCAAAAATAACGGTTACAAAGACACCCTTTTGCAACGCAAACTGGGACTTCCCGATGCTAATCACGAAAATTATACTTCGGCACAAGACCTTGGACAGTTTCTCTATGATCTAGTAGATGGTTATGTGGTTAGTGAAAAAGCTTCGGCTCAACTAATGCAAATTTTAAAGGCGCGGGCTACCAGCGGAGATAACAATGAAGACCATGCCCTTAATATGTTCGCTACAGACTTACCCAAAGGTGTAAACTATGGACATTTGAGTGGGCAAAACACCAATTTTCGAGGGGAAAGCGGCTTTTTCTTTAAAACAAATGGAAAGCCGGTTGTAGTCGTAGTTATAATCATCGGGAACGAATTGCAGGCTGAACAAGCAATAAACCGTTTCATTGGGGAAGCCTGGGTGGTTACATCAGGACGACCATAA
- a CDS encoding ABC transporter permease, producing MEIIKKHFFSDIGVMLGRSMRHILRSMDTIITVTIMPIAFMLLFVYVFGGAIQSGTDNYVNYLLPGILLIAIASGISYTAYRLFIDMQRGLFERFHSMPIARSAVLWGHVLTSLVSNAISVVVIILVALIMGFRSSAGVLSWLAIAGILTLFTLALTWIAAIAGLSAKSVDGVGAFSYPLIYLPFISSAFVPTKTMPSVVRAFAENQPVTSIVEALRALLSDQPVGNNIWVALAWCLGILVVAYGFAMRVYKHKAA from the coding sequence ATGGAAATAATAAAGAAGCACTTTTTCAGCGATATAGGCGTTATGCTTGGGCGTTCCATGCGCCATATTCTTCGCAGCATGGACACCATCATCACGGTCACCATTATGCCGATTGCGTTTATGCTTCTGTTCGTCTATGTGTTCGGTGGTGCGATTCAAAGCGGCACGGACAACTATGTGAATTACCTGCTGCCCGGTATCCTGCTGATTGCGATTGCAAGTGGCATATCTTATACGGCTTACCGCTTATTTATTGATATGCAAAGAGGCCTCTTCGAACGGTTCCATTCCATGCCGATTGCGCGTTCGGCTGTGTTGTGGGGGCATGTGCTGACCTCGCTGGTATCCAATGCGATTTCGGTTGTCGTAATCATTCTCGTAGCGCTCATTATGGGCTTCCGCTCGTCGGCGGGGGTACTCTCATGGCTTGCCATCGCCGGGATACTAACGTTGTTTACGCTGGCTTTGACCTGGATTGCGGCGATTGCCGGACTGTCTGCAAAATCGGTGGACGGTGTAGGCGCTTTTTCCTACCCGCTTATCTACCTTCCATTTATCAGTTCGGCGTTCGTACCCACCAAAACTATGCCGTCGGTCGTTCGCGCCTTTGCTGAAAACCAACCGGTAACTTCGATAGTAGAAGCTCTCCGCGCGTTATTGTCAGACCAGCCAGTGGGCAATAATATATGGGTCGCTCTTGCATGGTGCTTAGGTATTCTAGTTGTTGCGTATGGTTTCGCAATGCGAGTTTATAAACATAAAGCAGCATGA
- a CDS encoding ABC transporter ATP-binding protein, whose protein sequence is MSQNGSAISVQGLKKSYKNVSVLTGVNFQVKAGTIFALLGSNGAGKTTIIKILTTLLKPDSGTAIVNGFDVVSKADNVRQSISLTGQFAAVDEILTGRENLIMIAKLRHLNQPRQIADELLKRLGLTAIAERRVSTYSGGMRRRLDITMSLVGKPPLIFLDEPTTGLDPEARLEVWKIVKELSDNGTTVFLTTQYLEEAEQLADRIAILHKGKIIANGTLAELKSLFPPAKVEYVEKQPTLEEIFLAIIG, encoded by the coding sequence ATGTCACAAAATGGAAGCGCCATCTCGGTGCAAGGGTTGAAAAAATCCTATAAAAACGTATCTGTGTTGACAGGAGTTAATTTTCAAGTAAAAGCTGGCACTATTTTCGCCCTACTCGGCTCCAACGGCGCAGGCAAGACCACGATTATCAAAATCCTTACCACACTGCTGAAACCGGACAGCGGTACTGCTATCGTAAACGGATTCGATGTTGTGTCAAAGGCAGACAATGTGCGGCAGTCGATTAGCCTGACAGGGCAATTTGCCGCCGTTGACGAGATTTTGACCGGACGGGAAAATCTTATCATGATTGCCAAGCTGCGGCACCTTAATCAGCCTCGTCAGATTGCGGACGAACTGCTGAAACGCCTCGGCTTAACCGCCATCGCCGAGCGGAGGGTGTCCACTTATTCGGGTGGTATGCGCCGCCGGCTCGACATCACCATGAGTCTTGTAGGAAAACCGCCGCTTATTTTCCTCGATGAGCCGACTACTGGGCTTGACCCAGAGGCGCGCCTTGAGGTTTGGAAGATTGTCAAAGAGCTTTCAGACAATGGCACGACGGTATTCCTGACCACCCAGTATTTGGAGGAGGCTGAACAACTTGCCGACCGAATTGCTATTCTGCATAAGGGTAAGATTATTGCCAACGGCACGCTCGCTGAGCTTAAAAGTCTGTTTCCGCCTGCAAAGGTGGAGTATGTTGAAAAACAGCCGACATTGGAGGAGATATTCCTCGCCATCATCGGTTAA